Proteins from a single region of Parambassis ranga chromosome 16, fParRan2.1, whole genome shotgun sequence:
- the LOC114448149 gene encoding complexin-3-like: protein MESVVRVKKSLRTPIRKLASCVSRVKERKLCAKRRNERGRGRRGGGGGGCSGRLGKNPPLWTAHPKDPSVIRSYQADLEKERRLREAMNAQKNAQRAAMRSHFRRKYRLSENPKDTNHLRTVGGKVSLPHELSKIIHPKTKTKDDGFNLLSAFQGLSFNTAALTGRKHSRTSYTPTPTNGAACKIM from the exons ATGGAGTCTGTGGTAAGGGTGAAAAAGTCGTTGAGGACGCCCATCCGGAAGCTGGCCAGCTGTGTGTCGCGGGTGAAGGAGAGGAAGTTGTGTGCCAAACGAAGGAacgagagaggcagaggaagaagaggaggaggaggaggaggatgttctGGCAGGCTGGGGAAGAACCCTCCCCTCTGGACTGCCCATCCTAAAGACCCATCAGTCATCCGCTCGTACCAGGCAGACCTGGAGAAGGAGAGGCGA CTGCGGGAAGCAATGAACGCTCAGAAGAACGCCCAGAGAGCAGCTATGAGATCTCACTTCAGGAGAAAATATCGTCTGTCTGAG AACCCCAAGGACACAAACCACCTGAGGACTGTTGGAGGCAAAGTGTCGCTCCCCCATGAGCTTTCCAAGATTATTCATCCTAAAACCAAAACCAAGGATGATGGCTTCAACCTGCTGAGCGCTTTTCAAGGCCTCAGCTTCAACACAGCAGCGCTCACAGGGAGGAAGCACAGCAGGACCTCCTACACTCCTACACCAACAAACGGGGCCGCTTGTAAAATCATGTGA